Below is a genomic region from Amyelois transitella isolate CPQ chromosome Z, ilAmyTran1.1, whole genome shotgun sequence.
GCCCATAGAAACCAGTGCCGAGCTTGCAGGCTGGCGAAGTGCATCGATGCAGGAATGAATAAAGACGGTGAGCACGGCTACCattaagattaataaaatactctaCTGTGAGGAATAGGAACATTAATCTGATGTATGCTTCGAAGCGGGTGTGACAGTGAAAAAAGCATAGTGATAAGCCAGCTGGTCCTCTTActgtgcagattgtaaaagttaatcaatggaaagacttataaacttgggattcttcttttaggcgatggcttaGCGTAGcaggctgtcactatttgaatctcgattccattagttttaaagatgtgattgagagctgtgcccgcgacttcgttcgagtggaatagttattttaggcatcattgaagccctcaagggtgaataattttccccgctttttttcacattttccattattacttcgctcctaatggttgcagcgtgatgttatatagcctaaagccttcctcgataaatggtctattcaacaccaaaataatttttcaattcgaaccagtagttcctaagattagcgcgttcaaacaaacaaacaaactctttagctttataatattagtatagataaatttattcagatttatgtcgtgaaattttttatatttctggGAAATTTCACGTGAAGTCTGTTAGATATTAGAGTGGGAATTGTCAAATAACACTTTGGCTTTGTTAACACTccggttttaaattttagtagTTAGTGAttcaagaaatataattttataactttatcttTGTTACAGCTGTGCAACACGAAAGGGGTCCAAGGAATTCGACAATAAGACGTCAGATGGCGTTGTTCCTCAAAGACCCAGCGATGCCTTGCCACGACGTAGGCTTGGCCGCTCCTCCCGTTCTAGACTTGGCTTTACCAAAACACACCTTACTGCCTCCCCCACCAATGATGTTTCACAGCCCATACTCCTTCAGCAGGATCAATCTGCCTACTTCCCCGTTAATGTCGTGTCCAATAAAGGTCCCATCCCCTCCTCCGATAACTTCCAGTCTACTGAGCCCAACAGAACCTGAAGCCATGTGCGAGGCGGCTGCCAGGCTGTTGTTCATGAATGTCAAATGGACCAAGAATGTGCCAGCGTTCACCTCGTTGTCACTGTCCGATAGATTACTCCTATTGGAAGAATCTTGGAGAGACTTGTTCGTGATTGGCTGCGCACAATTCCTGCACCCTATGGATTTGAAAATACTGGCCGATGGGAAAAGTTCTAGAGTTGATGTCAAAAACGTGGAAGAATTCGAGAGAGTGTTAGCAGAAGTGGCGAGGGTTCGTCCTGATAGCAATGAATACGCGTGTCTTCGGGCACTCGTCCTGTTTA
It encodes:
- the LOC106133803 gene encoding nuclear receptor subfamily 2 group E member 1, producing MEMQSLPASSSRILYDVPCAVCRDHSSGKHYGVFACDGCAGFFKRSVRRDRRYTCKARAPGACLVDKAHRNQCRACRLAKCIDAGMNKDAVQHERGPRNSTIRRQMALFLKDPAMPCHDVGLAAPPVLDLALPKHTLLPPPPMMFHSPYSFSRINLPTSPLMSCPIKVPSPPPITSSLLSPTEPEAMCEAAARLLFMNVKWTKNVPAFTSLSLSDRLLLLEESWRDLFVIGCAQFLHPMDLKILADGKSSRVDVKNVEEFERVLAEVARVRPDSNEYACLRALVLFRTSFSEKCGGSSPGHGGAEYRRLQDLPAVAALQDHSNVVLNEYTSRAYPLDVSRSSHLLQLLPTIRRVSSSTIVELFFRATIGDIPIERIIGDMYRTGKDTVS